In Colletotrichum destructivum chromosome 1, complete sequence, the sequence gagcgtctCATGGGCGGTCTCACCTGGAGCGAGAAGTCGGTCTGCTCGAATCGGGGGCCGGTCATGGCTTCAGCGCGGGGCTTCTGGTTGCGCGACCAGACCAGGGAACGGTTGGGAGCCTGGCCGACCGGCTCGGGGACGGTGTTGTCGGCCACTTGGGGGGTTGCCGCCTCGTTCttcccgacgacggcgggtctctcggtggtgcggaccgtcgtcgacacggaAAAGGGTCTCGAGGCAACGCGGAGCTGCCGCGACATGGCGCTCGTCGCTCGTCTGGATGCCGACAACATGGTTGCTGGTTCAATTGGGTTCGTtcgaaggggggggggttttggCTGGCTCGCCAGATAGGTCGGTCCTGGGGAAGCTTGGAGTTCCTGAATCAATTGATTACACTTGCTGTCATTCGCCGGGAAGAACTGAAGCCCCGTCGGCCGACCGGTATCCACACCTATCGTGCACGGGCCCCAAATCTCTTATACTTTCTTCTCTATGTGTACGGAAGTGCGGTTACGGATGCTATGATAAATATTACAGAGTATCTTCCTAGCCAAACAGCATCTACGAAATACGACATAGATCCCACAGGAATATTGGGGATTTTACCGGAGTCAATCCTATGTTCAATGCCCTGCCACTATTGTTCACCACAACTTCCCAATAATTATCGTGCGTCATCAGCAGCAGAATGATGTGGCCACGATGAACCGTAGTGTATCTCATCGTTTTGACTACTTGGTTAAAGTCAACTCGCCCAAGGAAGTGGTGGCTCGATTGGTGCGTCCACCCATGTAAAGAAACCTTAGACCCGTTCCGCCATTATACATGACTGGCTACACAAACAAACATGCTCAAGATATGGTCGGCTTTACTGTAACCGAGAGTTACGGGAAAAGATTCGTCTTGTGTTCTATACCGCCGTGCCCTCCGACGTCAAGGACCTAGACTTCCGGCACTATGGCGGCTGACTTCACTTTTCGGTCGATGGAGTCGCGGGgg encodes:
- a CDS encoding Putative Zinc finger, CHCC-type gives rise to the protein MLSASRRATSAMSRQLRVASRPFSVSTTVRTTERPAVVGKNEAATPQVADNTVPEPVGQAPNRSLVWSRNQKPRAEAMTGPRFEQTDFSLQPQPHSAMELVHQEPVRWTHKRVVACDGGGGASGHPRIFINTDKPEICSCNYCGLPFANEHHRKHLESLPQTSYPLA